One segment of Candidatus Binatus sp. DNA contains the following:
- a CDS encoding sensor histidine kinase, which translates to MPKRFHFNDVKDGRMLAAAIVDTVREPLVVLDRDLRVVTASRSFYRSFGVKPQNTVGQMFYDLGGGQWNIPALRKLLENVIPKRRAIEAYEVEHEFPHIGRRMMLLNARQVFDEEHPDSALLLAIEDITERHAAEREKDELLREKELLLQEMQHRIANSLQIIASILMLKARTVQSEETRMHLQDAHQRVMSVAAVQQQLKASGLGDRIEIAPYLSKLCESLENSMIGNRRPLSLVVQAGAGTAVSNEAVSIGLIVTELVINALKHAFADGSEGKILVKYDVDGADWRLSVSDNGIGREDQGHERARSGLGTSIVDALARQLDARVEVSSGPQGTLVSIIHAA; encoded by the coding sequence ATGCCGAAACGCTTCCACTTCAACGACGTAAAGGATGGGCGCATGCTAGCGGCGGCCATCGTGGACACCGTCCGCGAGCCGCTTGTTGTGCTCGACCGCGATCTGCGCGTGGTTACCGCGAGCCGTTCCTTCTACCGGTCGTTCGGGGTGAAGCCGCAGAACACCGTAGGTCAGATGTTCTACGACTTGGGCGGGGGCCAATGGAACATCCCGGCGCTGCGGAAACTTCTGGAAAACGTCATCCCGAAACGCCGCGCCATCGAGGCCTACGAGGTCGAGCACGAATTTCCGCATATCGGGCGGCGCATGATGCTCCTCAACGCCCGCCAGGTATTTGACGAAGAACACCCCGACTCGGCTCTGCTGTTGGCGATCGAAGACATAACGGAACGGCACGCCGCGGAGCGTGAAAAGGACGAGCTGTTGCGCGAGAAGGAGCTGCTGCTCCAGGAGATGCAGCACCGCATCGCCAACAGCCTGCAAATCATTGCAAGCATCCTCATGCTCAAGGCGCGGACGGTGCAATCGGAGGAGACGCGCATGCACCTGCAGGACGCACACCAGCGCGTCATGTCCGTTGCGGCCGTGCAACAGCAGCTGAAGGCCTCGGGGCTGGGCGACAGGATCGAGATCGCTCCCTATCTATCGAAGCTGTGCGAGAGCCTCGAGAATTCGATGATCGGTAACCGTCGGCCGCTCTCACTCGTCGTGCAAGCCGGCGCCGGCACGGCTGTATCCAACGAAGCGGTGAGCATTGGGCTCATTGTCACGGAGCTCGTGATCAACGCTCTGAAGCATGCCTTCGCAGACGGCAGCGAGGGCAAAATATTGGTGAAATACGATGTCGACGGAGCAGACTGGCGATTGTCGGTGTCCGACAACGGCATTGGGCGAGAGGATCAAGGTCACGAGCGCGCACGTTCCGGCTTGGGCACGAGCATCGTGGACGCGCTCGCGCGCCAGCTCGATGCCCGTGTGGAAGTATCCAGCGGACCGCAAGGCACGCTTGTCTCGATAATCCATGCAGCGTAA
- a CDS encoding DUF1488 domain-containing protein encodes MALNFPNMSRVYDSTRRAVRFWGYDSAMESSFFVTADALQSLQPDMKLDVASLLRVFDSNRDLICVAAGKIYARGRKGSYCLVGADF; translated from the coding sequence ATGGCGCTGAATTTCCCCAATATGAGCCGCGTTTACGATTCGACGAGACGCGCCGTGCGTTTCTGGGGCTATGACAGCGCGATGGAGAGTTCGTTCTTCGTCACCGCGGACGCGCTGCAAAGTCTGCAACCAGACATGAAATTGGACGTCGCCAGTCTGCTGCGCGTGTTTGATTCCAATCGCGATCTGATCTGCGTGGCGGCGGGCAAAATTTATGCCCGTGGCCGCAAGGGCAGTTACTGTCTGGTCGGGGCTGACTTTTAA